The genomic interval TAGAAACTGCCAATCCGCCAGCTACCATCATACTAAAAGGCATAATTGACAATAACGATGCACGAAAGGCACGATAGATTAAAATAATATATATTATAATAACCGCACCTGCCCCCATTAAGCCCATCTCTTCCCCGATAGCAGCAAAGATAAAATCTGTATGAACTTCAGGGATCATACCAGGAAATCCATAAGTAAGACCAGTCCCCATAATCCCCCCAGAGCCCAAAGCAAATAAAGACTGAACAATTTGATATGCTCCTCCGTTAGGGTCAGCCCACGGATTTAGCCAAATATCAACACGAATTTGTATATGAGAATATAATTTATAACAAATGACTGAGCCAATTAAAAATAAAACTAAGCCAATGATCACATAGCTCAATCGCCCACTAACCATATAGGCCATGAGTATAGCAATACCAAAATACAATAGGGCTGCCCCCATGTCACGTTGCAATATAAACATAAGCATTGTAATGCCCCATACTGCAATAAGAGGCGCAACAAATCTTGGGTGTGGCAGCACCAAAGGTCCATAATGCCTAGTAGCATGAGTAAGTAATTCTCTTCTTTCACTTAAATAAGCTGCTAAAAATAATACAATAAATATCTTTGCAAATTCAGAAGGTTGAAAGCGAATTGGTCCTATAATTACCCAGCTTTTATGTCCGCCAATATCAACTCCAAAGACAATTGCTGTTAATAACAAGCTGACACCAATAAATCCACAAATATATTTAAAATAAGCCACTTGTTCTAGTCGCCTAGAAAGAAATACAGATACTAAAAAAACACTCAACCCCACACCAATCCAAATCACTTGTACTAAAAAAAGATCTGGTCTAAGTCTAAAAATAGTAGTCAATCCAATACTCACCAGTAGGGCTGTTAACGGGAGTAATAGAGGATCACCAGCATGTCCCATTCTACGCAAGAGAGTATTTACTAGCATAAACCCAGCAAAGATAGAACATATAGCTCCTAATGCAATATAATTAATGACCCCGTGAGCCAAGCTAACAGCTGCTACACCATGTAACATAATGATACCAGCAACCACAAGCAAATTGCGCTCAAGTTGTCCTATGTTAGTCATAGTTATGCATCCTCTTCTTTAATTAAGATAGTCGTAATATTATCGAATCCACCCGCATTTTTAGCTTGCATCACCAACTGTTCTACAATAGAGCGAGGATCGCAGTCTTTTCTTTGAATTAATTTGTGGATTTCTTCTTCACTAACCATATTAGTTAGTCCATCCGTACACATTAATACAACATCACCTGCTTCTAAGGAAAGGGTGCCTGTATCAACGCTAATTAAACAACTCGTACCAACCGCACGAGTCAATATATTGCGCTTTGGATGATTCTGCGCGTCTTCTCTCGTTATACTACCGCTTTGCACTAATTCCCAAACCAATGAATGGTCATTGGTTATTTGGCGAAACTCTCCATTACGCAATAAATAGATACGGCTATCACCGACATGGCCCCAATGAAGCTTTTTCCCATCAATATATACGACCGTTACCGTTGTCCCCATACCACTAAAATCTTCTTTAGATAGAGCCATCTGATAAATGGAGGTGTTAGCTTGAATTATTGCTTGTTTGAGTAACAATTCAAGATTATCCTTCCCTACATGCTCTTGAATATAACCATTGACTGTTTTTACTGCAAGTTTGCTTGCAATTTCTCCAGCCACATGCCCTCCCATACCATCAGCCACAATGAACAAATGTGGTGGGCTACAGAAATAACTATCTTCATTTGTCTCTCTAACCAAACCAATATCAGAAATTACATGTGCGAGCAATACCCCTCACCCCTTAAAACTAAATGTAACAGATCCAACTTTAATTAGATCACCATTTTTCAACAAGGTTGCCTCTACAATAGGCTGACCATTAAGATATGTTTTATTAGTGCTATGTAAGTCAGTCAGCCAATACCCCTGTTGATTTTTATGGATACTAGCATGTTCATATGATATAAACGAATCCTCAATTACGATTCCATTATTCTCGTTACGCCCAAGATATACCGTTCCTTCTAAAAAAAAACTAGTTTGCCCTAGATTAACATGCCCACTATCAACTACCAATAATTTTGCCTCATTAGAGCCATCAAACTTATTCTGATCATTCTTTACTGATACTTTTTCATGCTCGGATAAATTTAAATCAGTATAAATTAATTTTATGACTTTATATAAAAAATAATATAGGAATCCTAATAAACTATATTGTAGTATAACGCCAATGCTATTTAAAATGAATACCTTGCTCGGCAATTCAATTCACCTCATATAAAATAACAGTATTACCTATTTTTATATGATCACCATGGGTTAATTCTTTGCAACTAATTCGATGATCATTTACATAAGTTCCATTTAGGCTTTTCGCATCATATATCACATGATTACCATCTTCAAATATCACATAGGCCTGTAACCTTGATGTATTTAAATCGGTAAGTGGCAGTTCATTACTAGCCCTACGTCCAATATTCACCCTGTTGGTTGTCATTTCAATCTTTACACCTGCATCAGGTCCTTCCAAAACACGTAATTTCCCATGTAAACAAGCTTGTTCTAATATATTACATTCCACTTTATCAAATACACGAGTATCGGATATTTCTTGTTGTTCTATATTCTCACTTACTACCCTTTTTTCATCAGGCAAGGGCTCGCTAAAGCAACTTACTACACGAAAACTCCCCTTAATAACAGACTCATCTTGGTAAAACTCAATTATAGGCATACCTATAATCGTATATTTCCTTTGTTTCGCCTGCTCCATTAAGTGCGTAGACAATTCTTGGGAAATAGACTGGCTATAAGAAGATATTCGATTATAATCAATATCGTTTAAATAAACCATATATAAATTAGGAACATACGTTTTTGAAATACCGACTGTTTTCTCGTCCTCCATACTCCTAACCAATTGCTTTCCAATTTCTATTGGCTGTAAACCACTAGAAAATTTACTATTAAAGAATCCTTCAATATACTTCTCAAACATATTCTCCAAGCCTCGAACAAACTTCATAACTATTACCTCACCAATTTAATCTATTTTATTATACTTTATATTACCACCATAGTCAAAATGAGGTACTTTTATCTTCAAAATCTTATCGAAATAATAAATCGAAAAAGCAAGGCATTATCACCTTGCTTTTGGGCTATTATTTACTACGTTATTTCTAAGCTGTCCACAAGCAGCCCGTATATCCGTACCCATTTCGCGACGTACTGTAACATTAATTTTTTTGTCGAGAAGGATTTTTTCAAACTGCTGAATTCTTTTATTATCAGGCCTTAATAACCCTCGTTCCATAACAGGATTAACGGGTATTAGATTGACATTAGCCAATCGCCCTTTCATCAGCGCCGCTAACTGCCCCGCATGCTCGATTTTATCGTTAACATCAGAAATTAATACATATTCGTAAGTCACCCGTCTACCTGTTTGCTCAGCGTAGTAATCGCCTGCATCCATAACTTCAGGTAATGAATAACGATTATTAATCGGCATTAGTTGGGAACGAATTTCGTTAGTAGGTGCATGCAAAGAAATAGATAAGGTTATTGGCAATCCCTCTCTAGCTAACTGATTCATTTCCGGCACTAAGCCTGAAGTGGATAATGTAATACTGCGATAACTAAGGTGAATACTATATTCTTCGTGACACAATCGGATAAATTTAAGTACATTGTCATAATTAGCCAACGGTTCTCCAGAGCCCATAATTACAATATTATTGACAGCAGCCTGTTCTTGCTGCAACAATCTGTTAATATACAACACTTGCGCTAAGATTTCGCCGCCTGATAAATTTCTGGTAACCCCATTTAATGTAGAAGCACAGAACACGCAGCCCATGGCACATCCAACCTGAGTTGAAACACATACACTATTTCCATAAGGCTGACGCATTAATACAGTTTCTACTGCAGAACCATCATGAAAACTTACTAAGTATTTACTTGTCTTACCATCAGACGACTGCTGCACAGCTTGTGTTGCCACCGTATGAATTACAAAGTTATCCATCAGTAGAGCTCTATGATCTTTAGACAAATTCGTCATATTATCAAAATCATAAACCCCGCACTGGTACATCCATTTTGCAATTTGCAAGGCCCGATACTTTGGTAAGCCATAAGGGTGAATGACTTGAGCAATTTCATCTACAAACATACCGAAAATATCAATTTTCATTATTATTCACCTATTTCACCCGTAGTAAGCGAGAAATAAAAAAACCATCTACCTGATCAATATGTGGCCATAACTGAACCATTTCACCCTTATGCTCTTCTGAGGGAAAGAGTTGGCCTGCATGCTGAAGTGTGAAATCCTGATTATCTAACAAGAAACTATCAATAATATTTTGGTTTTCTTCAGGTTCTATTGTACACGTACTATATACTAAAGTGCCACCTATTTTTACGCATGCAGCAGCGCTCTTTAAGATCGCCTTTTGTAAGACAGGTAAATCTTTAAACATAGATTCCGTTTTTCGCCAACGTGAATCCGCTTTACGCCTTAATACACCAAGACCAGAGCAAGGTGCATCCACCAGTACTCGATCCGCTTGCCTTAAGTATTTATCGCTTAAGGTTGTCGCATCAATTGCCTGTGTTTCAATAATGCTAATACCTAATCGTTTTGCATTCTCGTTAGTTAGTGCTAATTTATGATCATAGATATCAGTTGATAAAACACGCCCCTTATTTTCCATCAAAGCGGCTATATGGGTGCTTTTACCTCCAGGTGCACCGCAAGCATCAATAATAAACTCGCCTGGTTCGGGAGAGAGGACATGAGCAACTAACATAGAACTCTCATCTTGTATTTGGAATAACCCTTCGTTTAAGGATTTCAAAGTGTTCAATGCTGGATAACTATGACATACAATACCTTCTGGGGTCCAACGAGAAGGTTCAGCACTTACTCCTTCTTTTGCTAAAATATCTAGAAGTTCTTCACGGGTAACTTTTAGAGTATTTGTGCGTAAGGAAAGAAGTGGTGTTACGTTATTAATTTGGCATAATTCTTCAGTAGCTTTAGGACCTAGGCGCTTTAACCAACGAGCTACCATCCATTGTGGATGAAAGTACTTTAAAGATAAAAAGCGAAGAATATCCTTCTCCCGATCTGGATATACCACCTTATCAGTTCCGCGACCCGCATTACGTAGGACAGCATTAACAAATTTAACAGTACCAGCATGTCCATACTTCTTAGTCAGTTCTACTGCCTGATTACAGGCTGCCGATACTGGCACTTTAGACAAAAAGAAGATTTGATACATACCCATACGTAAAATATTCAAAATAATTGGGGCTACTTTATCTAATGACCTGGTGACAAAATGACCTATAATCCAATCTAATGTCTTACCAGCTTTAATCGTACCATATACTAATTCTGTAACGAAACGACGATCTTGATCGGATATTTTATGACGATTGATCTCCCTTACCAAAGCTATATTTGCATAAGCTTTATTATTTGTTACATCATTTATAACCTTTAGCGCAATCTCTCTAGCATCCATATATTCACCTTTTACACCTTTATATATTAAGAAATGAAATCTTTTACCGCTTCCTCTACCCGTTTAACATCAATTCGTGTGTTACAACAAGGTCCATTCGGTCTTTCATTTAACACACCAATAACCGGAAGTGGAAAAACATCCTGAATACCACTTGTCAAATCTCGTTCACAAGCAATGGCGAGCACTGCATGGGGACGAAGGGTTTTTATAACTTTTCGGGCTAATGTCCCTCCAGTAGAAATTGTTACATGTACCCCATATTTTTCTGAGATGGTCAGCAAATCTCCAACCTGACAAGCTCCACATTTACGACAATTGGCAATATCATGAGTCACTTTATATTGGCATAATTCTTGCTGAATACAATGAGGTGTAAGAATTAATAATTTATCAGGTGAAACTTTAATGTGTTTCTGATGAATTAAATAATTACTCACCTCAATAAAGGAACGTTCTACTCTTTCTTTTTCTACATCAAAAATTTTACCAATTTGGATGGCCAGAGGAAACAGCAAGTTAATTGCAGACCAAGCTGGCCCTTGAAACAAAGATAATGTAGAAAAACCTAAGATGGCTAAAATAATGCCGCCAACCCCAATCCCAATAGCCAATAAAACCATTCCTAACAAAACTCCAAGAACAACTGGCAGAAAAGTACTAATATTAGCGAGACCAGGGAAACTAACCATCCACAATCCATAGGTAGAAAGAGTGGCTAAAAACAGACTAGCCAATATGAGTGCCAAAAACAATCGTTTCTTGGGACGAGCTATCACCTCAATCACTACCATTCACCTTCTATTCTAATATATCGCCAACACGCAGCCCATAACCACAAGTAAAGTCACTTGCACTCATACGCCTTTTACTGTCAGGCTGAATTTCTAAAACTTCTAGCATTCCCTGCCCTGCTTCTACTACAAAACCATCTGCAGTAATCTTTGTTATTCTACCAGGATGAGTTACTATCTCGTCAGACGGATAAACCCTAGTTCGCCAGGTCTTTAGGTTTTTACCTCGGTAACAACAATAAGCACCGGGCCAAGGATTAAGTCCTCTGACTAAGTTATGTATATCTAACGCTGACTCTTGCCACTTAATACGTTCTAATTCTCTATTTAACATAGAAGCATAGGTAGCAGATGCATGATTTTGTGCCATACGCGGTGCTTTATTACCCGCAATTAATTTTATTGTTTCACTAAGAACGTTAGCACCAACACACTTCAACTTATCATGAATGTCTCCGGTCGTTTCCGTTTCTCCAATAGGTACCTCTTCTTTTAGTATCATATCACCAGTATCCATTCCAATGTCCATATACATAGTAGTAACACCTGTAAATTTATCCCCTTTAATAACGGACCAATGAATCGGTGCAGCTCCACGATAAAGAGGCAATAAGGAGGCATGCACGTTAATACAACCTAATAAGGGTAAATCCAATATACTTTTAGGTAATAATTGGCCAAATGCAACAACAATAATAATATCCGGTTTTAATAAAGATAATTCAACTTGAAACGCAGCCTCTTTTACTTTAGCTGGTTGCAAAACAGGTAAACCATAACTTAGTGCTGCTTGTTTGACTGGCGATTCAGCTAACTTCTGCCCCCGTCCTTTGGGACGATCTGGCTGGGTTACTACTGCAACAACATTATAGTTATCTGCTATTAATTTATCCAAACAAGGGACGGCAAAATCTGGCGTCCCCATAAATACTACTCGTAAATTTGACATCTTATTTACCCCTATGAATGGTTTGCGCTTTTTCAATAAATAATATGCCATCCAGATGATCAATTTCATGCTGTAAGGCTCTAGATAACAAACCAGTTCCTGTAATACTTATATTTTTCCCAAAACGGTTTAAACCAGTTACTGTGACTTCCGCAAATCGTTCTACTTCACCAAAAACACCTGGTATACTTAAGCAGCCTTCATTTCCCAGTTCACAGCCTTCACTTTTCGTAATAACTGGATTTATTAGTTCAATTAACTCTTCATTTACATCAATCACGATCACTCGAAGAGATATACCTACTTGGGGTGCTGCCAAGCCTACTCCATCGGCACTATACATTGTCTGTGCCATATCATCAAGAAGTTTCCTAATTTTTTTATCAACACGTAACACTGGCTCCGCTTTCGTTTTTAATACCTTATCGCCAGCTTTTCTAACGTCCATTATAGCCATAATAACCTCCTAGTAGATAAATCATGCCAAAATTCTATCATAGAAACATATAAAAATCCACGTTTAATATAAACAATATTTTTCACATAATACTAACTGGTTCAACATCAATAATAACATCTGGTCGCGTAGTTAGGCCCATCGCAACTATATGAGGCTTTACGTCCACAAGATTATCTGTTTTTACAATGATATTCATACGAAAAATATCATTTATCTTAGCAACAGGGGCTGGAAATGGCCCTATTACTTCTATATTTTTATTTTCTTTTACTAGACTTCGTAATTCTGTTATTAGCTTATCAGCTAGATTTCGAGCCTTTCCTTCTTCATCAGCCTGAACTGTAAGTTTAAGAATTTGACTATAGGGTGGATAAGAAAGGGCTTTACGAAAAACGATTTCAGCATCATAAAAGCTTCGGTAATCATGTTCAGCCCCCGCTTTTACTGCATAATGCTCGGGATTATAAGTTTGAACTACAACTTTGCCTGCCTTCTCACCACGCCCTGCCCTACCTGCGGCCTGAGTTAACAAGGCAAACACACGCTCTGCTGCCCTAAAATCAGGTAAATTCAATATACTATCAGCTGCTATGATACCCACGGCTGTAACACTTTTTACATCATGCCCTTTAGCTACCATTTGCGTACCAAGTAAAATATCATATTCGCCTTTTGAAAATCCATCTAAAATACGATCATAAGCCATCTTCCCGCCAGTAGTATCTTGGTCCATCCGCACTATACGTACATCTGGAAATAGCTTCATTAACTCTTCTTGTAATTTTTGCGTGCCTGTGCCAAAAAAGCGAATATAACGACTGCTGCATTCTGGACAAACATCGGGCACCTCTTCAATACATTGGCAGTAATGACACTTCAGTTTTTTACCTATAGAATGGTACACTAAAGAAATATCACAATGCTTGCACCGTACAATATGCCCACATTCTCGACACATTACAAAGGTAGCATAACCACGACGATTCAATAAAATAATAGCCTGCTCACCGCGGTTTATTGTCTCAGTTAGCAATTCTTGCAAAGGCAAGGAGATGACACTACGCCTTTTATTACGTAATTCTTCACGCATATCAACAACCGTAACCGCAGGTAACAACGCATTTGCAATCCGCTTTGACATAGCAAGCATTGTATGCTGCCCCTCTAAAGCTTGATAATATGTCTCAACTGCTGGCGTAGCACTTCCCATTATTACCACTGCACCTGCCAAATTAGCTCTCATTAAAGCTACCTGTCTCGTATGATAGCGCGGTGTTTCCTCTTGCTTGTAAGTAAATTCATGCTCTTCATCCATTATAATTATTCCGATATCTACCAAAGGTGCAAAAATGGCTGAACGAGCACCAATAACAATACCTGCTTCTTTTCTACGAAGACGCTGCCAAGCATCATAACGTTCACCAGTAGATAGCTTACTATGCATGACTACCACATCATCACCAAACCGAGCCTTAAATCGTGAGACAATTTGGCTTGTAAGGGCAATTTCAGGGACTAAAACAATCGCCTGACGGTAATTTTGACGAGCTACTGCCACTGCTTCGATATAGACTTGGGTTTTACCACTTCCAGTAATGCCATGAAGTAAAAAAGACTCAAATTCCTTAGCTTGCATTTTCGGTATAATTTTTCCCAATACTTGCTGTTGTTCAGTCGTTAATGAAACAGTATTTTTTGTTTCCGATAAATCAGCATAGCTATCACGAACTATCTGAACTTTTTCAATTTTAACAATGCCCTCTTGTACCAATTTTTTGACAGTATCATAACTAGTATTACTTTTTTTCAAGTCATCGTAAGAAAGCTGCCCATACTCTATTAAATAATTCAATAAACGGCATTGTGCTGGTTTTCTAACTAAACTGCTAATAAGGGTTTGGGCGGATTCAATAGATATGTCTAAATAGATTACACTTTTATAAAGATGTGTACCAGTCTTTTTTCCGATTGACTCTCCAACTATTACTTTCTTACGTAGTAAATATTGTATGACTTTTAATACACCAGCACCAAACTGTTTTTCTAATTTGGACGAAAGTACCGATCGCTGCTCATATATATATATAAATACCTGGTAATATTCTGCTGATTTAGCTAATAACTCAGTTAATGTTTTCTGAATATCCCGATCAGTGCCTACCGAATAAAGTGTAACACTTTTTATGCCTGA from Pelosinus sp. IPA-1 carries:
- the priA gene encoding primosomal protein N', whose product is MQRIAQVLVNLTTKNINKAFSYHIPEHLDCVAVGWRVLVPFGNRKLEGFIIDITQGEDSDIINLKPILDTLDNDIWFDEHMMHTARCISEYYLCNLVDAMRLFIPGKSGIKSVTLYSVGTDRDIQKTLTELLAKSAEYYQVFIYIYEQRSVLSSKLEKQFGAGVLKVIQYLLRKKVIVGESIGKKTGTHLYKSVIYLDISIESAQTLISSLVRKPAQCRLLNYLIEYGQLSYDDLKKSNTSYDTVKKLVQEGIVKIEKVQIVRDSYADLSETKNTVSLTTEQQQVLGKIIPKMQAKEFESFLLHGITGSGKTQVYIEAVAVARQNYRQAIVLVPEIALTSQIVSRFKARFGDDVVVMHSKLSTGERYDAWQRLRRKEAGIVIGARSAIFAPLVDIGIIIMDEEHEFTYKQEETPRYHTRQVALMRANLAGAVVIMGSATPAVETYYQALEGQHTMLAMSKRIANALLPAVTVVDMREELRNKRRSVISLPLQELLTETINRGEQAIILLNRRGYATFVMCRECGHIVRCKHCDISLVYHSIGKKLKCHYCQCIEEVPDVCPECSSRYIRFFGTGTQKLQEELMKLFPDVRIVRMDQDTTGGKMAYDRILDGFSKGEYDILLGTQMVAKGHDVKSVTAVGIIAADSILNLPDFRAAERVFALLTQAAGRAGRGEKAGKVVVQTYNPEHYAVKAGAEHDYRSFYDAEIVFRKALSYPPYSQILKLTVQADEEGKARNLADKLITELRSLVKENKNIEVIGPFPAPVAKINDIFRMNIIVKTDNLVDVKPHIVAMGLTTRPDVIIDVEPVSIM
- the def gene encoding peptide deformylase, which translates into the protein MAIMDVRKAGDKVLKTKAEPVLRVDKKIRKLLDDMAQTMYSADGVGLAAPQVGISLRVIVIDVNEELIELINPVITKSEGCELGNEGCLSIPGVFGEVERFAEVTVTGLNRFGKNISITGTGLLSRALQHEIDHLDGILFIEKAQTIHRGK
- a CDS encoding DUF116 domain-containing protein; amino-acid sequence: MIEVIARPKKRLFLALILASLFLATLSTYGLWMVSFPGLANISTFLPVVLGVLLGMVLLAIGIGVGGIILAILGFSTLSLFQGPAWSAINLLFPLAIQIGKIFDVEKERVERSFIEVSNYLIHQKHIKVSPDKLLILTPHCIQQELCQYKVTHDIANCRKCGACQVGDLLTISEKYGVHVTISTGGTLARKVIKTLRPHAVLAIACERDLTSGIQDVFPLPVIGVLNERPNGPCCNTRIDVKRVEEAVKDFIS
- a CDS encoding FHA domain-containing protein — protein: MPSKVFILNSIGVILQYSLLGFLYYFLYKVIKLIYTDLNLSEHEKVSVKNDQNKFDGSNEAKLLVVDSGHVNLGQTSFFLEGTVYLGRNENNGIVIEDSFISYEHASIHKNQQGYWLTDLHSTNKTYLNGQPIVEATLLKNGDLIKVGSVTFSFKG
- a CDS encoding FtsW/RodA/SpoVE family cell cycle protein codes for the protein MTNIGQLERNLLVVAGIIMLHGVAAVSLAHGVINYIALGAICSIFAGFMLVNTLLRRMGHAGDPLLLPLTALLVSIGLTTIFRLRPDLFLVQVIWIGVGLSVFLVSVFLSRRLEQVAYFKYICGFIGVSLLLTAIVFGVDIGGHKSWVIIGPIRFQPSEFAKIFIVLFLAAYLSERRELLTHATRHYGPLVLPHPRFVAPLIAVWGITMLMFILQRDMGAALLYFGIAILMAYMVSGRLSYVIIGLVLFLIGSVICYKLYSHIQIRVDIWLNPWADPNGGAYQIVQSLFALGSGGIMGTGLTYGFPGMIPEVHTDFIFAAIGEEMGLMGAGAVIIIYIILIYRAFRASLLSIMPFSMMVAGGLAVSMALQIFLIIGGVIKFFPLTGITLPFISYGGSSIVSNFILLGMLFSISEVRCYDAK
- the rlmN gene encoding 23S rRNA (adenine(2503)-C(2))-methyltransferase RlmN produces the protein MKIDIFGMFVDEIAQVIHPYGLPKYRALQIAKWMYQCGVYDFDNMTNLSKDHRALLMDNFVIHTVATQAVQQSSDGKTSKYLVSFHDGSAVETVLMRQPYGNSVCVSTQVGCAMGCVFCASTLNGVTRNLSGGEILAQVLYINRLLQQEQAAVNNIVIMGSGEPLANYDNVLKFIRLCHEEYSIHLSYRSITLSTSGLVPEMNQLAREGLPITLSISLHAPTNEIRSQLMPINNRYSLPEVMDAGDYYAEQTGRRVTYEYVLISDVNDKIEHAGQLAALMKGRLANVNLIPVNPVMERGLLRPDNKRIQQFEKILLDKKINVTVRREMGTDIRAACGQLRNNVVNNSPKAR
- a CDS encoding Stp1/IreP family PP2C-type Ser/Thr phosphatase; its protein translation is MLAHVISDIGLVRETNEDSYFCSPPHLFIVADGMGGHVAGEIASKLAVKTVNGYIQEHVGKDNLELLLKQAIIQANTSIYQMALSKEDFSGMGTTVTVVYIDGKKLHWGHVGDSRIYLLRNGEFRQITNDHSLVWELVQSGSITREDAQNHPKRNILTRAVGTSCLISVDTGTLSLEAGDVVLMCTDGLTNMVSEEEIHKLIQRKDCDPRSIVEQLVMQAKNAGGFDNITTILIKEEDA
- the fmt gene encoding methionyl-tRNA formyltransferase, yielding MSNLRVVFMGTPDFAVPCLDKLIADNYNVVAVVTQPDRPKGRGQKLAESPVKQAALSYGLPVLQPAKVKEAAFQVELSLLKPDIIIVVAFGQLLPKSILDLPLLGCINVHASLLPLYRGAAPIHWSVIKGDKFTGVTTMYMDIGMDTGDMILKEEVPIGETETTGDIHDKLKCVGANVLSETIKLIAGNKAPRMAQNHASATYASMLNRELERIKWQESALDIHNLVRGLNPWPGAYCCYRGKNLKTWRTRVYPSDEIVTHPGRITKITADGFVVEAGQGMLEVLEIQPDSKRRMSASDFTCGYGLRVGDILE
- the rsmB gene encoding 16S rRNA (cytosine(967)-C(5))-methyltransferase RsmB — its product is MDAREIALKVINDVTNNKAYANIALVREINRHKISDQDRRFVTELVYGTIKAGKTLDWIIGHFVTRSLDKVAPIILNILRMGMYQIFFLSKVPVSAACNQAVELTKKYGHAGTVKFVNAVLRNAGRGTDKVVYPDREKDILRFLSLKYFHPQWMVARWLKRLGPKATEELCQINNVTPLLSLRTNTLKVTREELLDILAKEGVSAEPSRWTPEGIVCHSYPALNTLKSLNEGLFQIQDESSMLVAHVLSPEPGEFIIDACGAPGGKSTHIAALMENKGRVLSTDIYDHKLALTNENAKRLGISIIETQAIDATTLSDKYLRQADRVLVDAPCSGLGVLRRKADSRWRKTESMFKDLPVLQKAILKSAAACVKIGGTLVYSTCTIEPEENQNIIDSFLLDNQDFTLQHAGQLFPSEEHKGEMVQLWPHIDQVDGFFISRLLRVK
- a CDS encoding DUF3662 and FHA domain-containing protein produces the protein MKFVRGLENMFEKYIEGFFNSKFSSGLQPIEIGKQLVRSMEDEKTVGISKTYVPNLYMVYLNDIDYNRISSYSQSISQELSTHLMEQAKQRKYTIIGMPIIEFYQDESVIKGSFRVVSCFSEPLPDEKRVVSENIEQQEISDTRVFDKVECNILEQACLHGKLRVLEGPDAGVKIEMTTNRVNIGRRASNELPLTDLNTSRLQAYVIFEDGNHVIYDAKSLNGTYVNDHRISCKELTHGDHIKIGNTVILYEVN